Within the Acetonema longum DSM 6540 genome, the region GCCGTCCAGGCTGAGTACGACGCTGATGTCGTTATCATTTAAATATTGTATGGTTGCGTCATCCAGGAGGACCGCGTTAGTCGTCAGGGTCAGGCGGAAGATCTTGCCTGTCTCCTGGCCGCGCTGACGGCTATAGTCTGTCACAGCCCGGACGGTTTCCATATTTAAAAGGGGTTCCCCGCCAAAAAAGTCGATTTCCGCATAACGGCGATCCCCGCCATGTTCAATCAGAAAGTCAATCGCCTTTTTCCCCACCGTTGCATCCATCAATCCCCGCTGATGGCCAAAAGCGCCGGTCCCGGCAAAGCAATAACCGCAGCGCAGATTACAGTCATGGGCCACATGCAGACAAAGGGATTTAACGACAGGTTTTTGGCGGAATACGTCCGGTAAAGAGAGTTCCGGCGCAAACAGGAGTCCCTGGTCCATTAACTGGTGAAGTTCCTCCAGGGCCTCCGTAACATCCCCTCTGTCGTAGTGACCTGACAGGGCATTCAAAACCGCCTGGTCATTGCCGCCTTCAAACACCTGGAGAATATCCTGAGTCATGCCGTCAATCAGGTGTACGGCGCCGCTGTTGACATCCAGCAATATATGCAAATCGCCCTGGGTAAATGTGTGAATACTCTTTTTCATTTTCGTTTCCTTTCATAACATACTCTATGTGTAAATCCTATCTGCGGTCTCAAATCCGGAACCGTCCGAAAAGGGACGCTTTCTGAACAGCGCGTTCTCGCAGGCCCGAAAACGCAGATGGGCCTTTTTCAACGGTTCCCTAAATACGCAAAGCCCCGCACCGCTACGGCACGGGGCTTTTTCGCCTGAGCTTACTTCTGGCAGACCTGATTGCCTACTGTACAGGATGTTTTGCAGGCCGACTGGCAAGAAGTCTGGCACTGGCCGCAACCGCCGGTATGTACGGTTTGTTGCAGTGAGGCTGTATTAATGGTTTTCACGTGTTTGGCCACTAGAATCCCCTCCTTTGCCTGGTATCTGGTACCTGGGTTCATTTCTTATTTTAGCCGCTTTTGCCTCACTAGGCAAGTATTCGTTGTAAACAAAGGAGGGCACTATAGCTTATGCCATAATCCCGCCATTTGTCCGGCAATGGTGGCTATGGATTAAAATTCCAGTCCGACACTGACGTCCATGATGCCTTTTTCGGTTTTCACCGGAAATACATGTGTTTTCAGATGTGTCAGCCGGACCATCATGCCATCGCCCATAACCAGCGAAGGCGTTGTGATATCCACGCTATAACCTAATTTTTCAAGGCCGGTTGCCGCGTGGGCAGTCACCATGTTCGCCATTTCGGCCACAGCGCTTTGAGCCATGGCATCCAGCTCATTCACCGGCATCCCTGACATCATCAGAGAAGCGATACTTTTGGCCATGCCCTCCGACATACTGTAAGCCACATTTCCCTTTACGTTTTTTGTCAACCCGACCAGGGCTGTCACCTCTTGACTGCGCAACAACCCTTCCTCAGTTCTGGGTTCCCCAACTTCCACCTGCTGCATGCCAAACCGTTGCAATACTCCTGCAACTGCTTCTGTAAAGGGAGAAACGACCCCCATCTCCATACTTTGCCCCCCCTTAACCGCGCTAGTTTTTACTGTTAATCAATAAATATTTGTCATTAATAGTACTATATTACCAAATGAGGACAGTATTAACAAGAATTTTTTCTTATCAACACTGTCCTCAAGATCATAGTATTATGCAGTTTAAGATTTAGTACGACCGGAATCGGGAGCAGGACTATTGGGCATGATGACGATTTTAACCGGCAGATTGGAAGCGCCGGGAGGACTGAAGGTAAACCAGAGGGAATCCTGTCCGGCGTAAGTACCCAGGGGAGTGAGGGTCGTTACGGTGCCTTGGCCGATATACAGTCTGTCGTTGGGTGTAGCCAGCGGCGGCTGCCGGAGATACTGGTGCCTGACTCCCATGGCGCCGGCATAAACGCCGCCGCGGGGATTCAGATAATAAGAGACATTTCCCTCTGCTCCCGGCAGAAATAAGCGGTAGATAATCCCAAAATTTCCGTAATTCAATGCTTCGAACCCGTCAGTAGCATCGATCCCTCTGGCGTATTGATCCAATTGGTGATCCGCCAGGGTAATGGCCACCATGCCGTGTTTCGCCGGATCATATACTTTGTACGGCAGTACCATCCGATCCATCCTGGGAAAAGTTCCCCGCAGCTTGTACTGGTCTTTGGGCAGGATCGGCGCAATACGGGCAAATTGCCGCAAGCTGATCCCGGTAGGACCCATCACCACTTTGACCCTTACCGGCTGATCGGCGATAAAATCGTAAATGCCGTTGACCAGTTCGTCCGGTTTGATGATTCTGTAAGCCAGTTCCTTGGACAAATGAACGCTGTCCCGCTCAGGAATCAGTACCTCATACTGCTCGCTGCCGGCGAAATACTGCATTTGAGCATCCTTGCCCACTGCCAGGTAATTCTTGCTGGGACCACCTAATCCGTATTGGTGAACATTCACCCGCACCGGTTTATTCCCCGGATTTTCCAGGACTACAGTCAAACGTTTATTGCCCGTGCTGGAATTTACATGATGGAAAAAGACCCGGATATTGCCGCTGACTGTATCCTGATACAGAATACCATCGGCAGTCACTTCCTCGGGACTGTCGGAAAACAAGAGAGTGCCGCCGTAGCTGGAAATAGTAACCGGCCATTCCTTTATGTCATAGAGAGACTGCGACTCCGGGGCGCTTGCCTTCGTCAAACCGCTTTGCATCAGCAGACATACAGTAAGTACTACATAAATTGGCAGCCACTTCACTTTTTTCACCTCCTATATCAGAGAGACGCTCTGCGTCTCCGTATTGTGAAGAATTCAGATGACTTTTCACTGATGAAAGAGCATCCATTACTACCGTTCTCTGAAAAGTCATGAATTCCGATACAACCACAAGTATAGCAATATCGTATTGTCTATGTAAACGTTGATTTTTTTCCAGGAGAAAAACTTCTTCCTTGTAATTTCTCAGAAATTTTTTCTAGTTTTCGCAACCGGTGATTGATGCCGGATTTACTGACCTGATCGCCATGAGCCCGTTCCAGCTCCTGCAGACTGGCCTCGGGATGCTGCAATCTGAGCTCGGCGGTTTCCCGCAATCCCTCGGAGAGGGATTGAAGTCCGACGGTGGCTTCAATGTAACGAATGGCTTCCAGTTGGCGTACAGCGGCATTGACGGTTTTCTGCAGATTGGCTGTCTCACAGTTTACCAGACGATTAACCTGGTTGCGCATCTCCTTCATTACCCGCACATTTTCATAGATCATCAGGGCATCATGGGCCCCGATGATCTGCAGAACCGCGCCAATGGCATCGCCGTCTTTCAGGTAGACAATGTAATCATTTTTCCGGTCGGTAAGGCCGGCGCTCAGCTGAAACGTCCTGAGGAGCCGCAGCAGAGTTTTGGCGAAATCCAGATTGCCGGTGACCAGTTCCAGATGATAGTCGCCTTCCGGCCTGTTCACCGAGCCGCCGCCCAAAAAGGCCCCCCTCAGATAGGCCCGCCGGCAGCAAATCTTGCGCATAATCCCGCTGTCTTTGCCCGCATTCAGGGTCTGGCCATCAATGATCCCTAAAGTAGATAAGAGCTGGGTTACCAGGGCTGACGGAGTGACTCTTACCATATAAGAATTGTTTTTTTTGAGGCGCAAGGCCCGGCTAACCATAATTTCGGTCTTAACATCGAAGCCTTGTTTTAAGAGTTTGAGAACCTTCCGGGCCACCGCCGCATTTTCCGTAGTAAAGCTGATGCCCAGATTAGAATTGCCGCCAATGAGCATGGCACCGCCCATACGCATCAATGCTGCCAGCTCAGCAATATGGCAGCAGCGCTTTTCACCCGTTACCCGCGCCAATTCGTTGCGAACGTCGGAAGAGAAGGACAACCAACTTCACCCCCTGGGGACCATGAAAAAGGCCCATCTGCATCGTTACTCCCGTGGGCGTTGACGTACACCTCGACGTACAGTCTCACGCCCGTCCTCGTCGTGTTGTATCAAAATTTGTGACCTTTCGGGAGAATAGGCAGTAACGGATGATTTCTCATAAGCCGAAAAGTCACCTAAATTCTTCAGTACGGCAACGCAAGCGTTGCTCTTACCTAGCATCCGGATCTTTTGGAACGGTCTCTGATTCCAGGCCACAGATGATTTTCAACAGACATCCTCATTGTCATTGGAATCATTCTCCGACGAAACCGGTAGATTATATAGGTAATAATCCAGGAAAGGTACCTGGCTCTTATATCTTATTTTTTCAACCATATCCATAATAATGCGGGACAACTGGGCTGAATTGTGACGCACCAGGCTGGTCTCGCTGATGATGTTGGCCATAACCGGCTCTACGCCTAGCGCCTTCACATTCTGGACATCGGCCTCGACCGGGGCGGCTCCTTCTCTGGCGTATGCTTCTTTAAGATGGGACGCTACAGTCTGGACATTGATGATGGCGTAATCAATCACACCCGGTCCTAAATGATTGATAATCGCCTTGATATGCTGGGATGCGGTATATCGGTCGGTTTCACCCGGCTGAGTCATGACGTTGCAGATATAAATTTTTACCGCCGGCGAATGCCGCAGCGCATCGGCAATTTCTTTAACCAAAAGATTAGGCAATATGCTGGTGTATAGACTGCCCGGCCCCAAAATGCAGGCATCGGCTTCAGCGATAGCCTCCAGAGCACTGGCCACCGGTTTTACATCAGCCGGCTCGATGGCAACGTGTTTAATTTTCTTGCCGGACAAAGGAATCCGCGATTCACCGTCAACCTGGCTGCCGTCAGTCATAGTGGCCACCAACCGTACAGGCTTGGTAGTGGCCGGCAGCACCTGGCCGCAAACCGCCAGCACTTTACTGGATTCTTTGATGGCCAGTTCCACATCGTCTAACACCTCATTCATAGCAGCGATGAACAGGTTGCCGAAACTGTGTCCGGCCAGCATGCCGCCGCCGCCAAAGCGGTGCTGAAACAGTTTTTCCATCAGCGGCTCGGTTTCTGCCAGAGCCACCAGACAGTTGCGCAGGTCACCGGGAGGAATCATGCCCAGTTCCTGCCGGAGCCGTCCCGAGGAGCCGCCGTCATCGGCCACAGTCACAATAGCAGTAAGATTGCTGGTGTATTTTTTTAATCCCCTGAGGAGTACCGATAATCCGGTACCGCCGCCCAGTACGACCACCGACGGCCCCTTGTCCCGCTTGCGTTTATCATAGATTTTCTGTACGATGCTGCCGACGCCTTCCGGCAACAGCACGCTGGTAATCGATAGGATCATCTGCTTGGTGGCCAGCACCATGGCTGCCACTCCGGCAAAAAACACCAACAAACCGGCCAGAGGGGCGCTTCCCGGCATATGAGTCCCGGTTAGCCTGTATACCGTAAGAAAGATCTGGGTTTCCACCTGGCTGATGAACTGATAATTGAACACCACCGCCAGTCCGAAACTGGTCAGAATGACGCCGAGAGCAAAGAGAAACAGCCAGCGTTTCAGCTTCATTCCGGGATATAGCCACTGTATCCACTTCATATTTCTACTCCTCAACCAAGTTATGCTTCACATCCCGATGCTCCACATTCACTTTGTAGCCTTTGTTTTTCAGATGAGCATAGAGCTTTTCGGCAATG harbors:
- a CDS encoding chemotaxis protein CheX → MEMGVVSPFTEAVAGVLQRFGMQQVEVGEPRTEEGLLRSQEVTALVGLTKNVKGNVAYSMSEGMAKSIASLMMSGMPVNELDAMAQSAVAEMANMVTAHAATGLEKLGYSVDITTPSLVMGDGMMVRLTHLKTHVFPVKTEKGIMDVSVGLEF
- the whiA gene encoding DNA-binding protein WhiA, whose translation is MSFSSDVRNELARVTGEKRCCHIAELAALMRMGGAMLIGGNSNLGISFTTENAAVARKVLKLLKQGFDVKTEIMVSRALRLKKNNSYMVRVTPSALVTQLLSTLGIIDGQTLNAGKDSGIMRKICCRRAYLRGAFLGGGSVNRPEGDYHLELVTGNLDFAKTLLRLLRTFQLSAGLTDRKNDYIVYLKDGDAIGAVLQIIGAHDALMIYENVRVMKEMRNQVNRLVNCETANLQKTVNAAVRQLEAIRYIEATVGLQSLSEGLRETAELRLQHPEASLQELERAHGDQVSKSGINHRLRKLEKISEKLQGRSFSPGKKSTFT
- the scfA gene encoding six-cysteine ranthipeptide SCIFF, translating into MAKHVKTINTASLQQTVHTGGCGQCQTSCQSACKTSCTVGNQVCQK
- a CDS encoding gluconeogenesis factor YvcK family protein — protein: MKWIQWLYPGMKLKRWLFLFALGVILTSFGLAVVFNYQFISQVETQIFLTVYRLTGTHMPGSAPLAGLLVFFAGVAAMVLATKQMILSITSVLLPEGVGSIVQKIYDKRKRDKGPSVVVLGGGTGLSVLLRGLKKYTSNLTAIVTVADDGGSSGRLRQELGMIPPGDLRNCLVALAETEPLMEKLFQHRFGGGGMLAGHSFGNLFIAAMNEVLDDVELAIKESSKVLAVCGQVLPATTKPVRLVATMTDGSQVDGESRIPLSGKKIKHVAIEPADVKPVASALEAIAEADACILGPGSLYTSILPNLLVKEIADALRHSPAVKIYICNVMTQPGETDRYTASQHIKAIINHLGPGVIDYAIINVQTVASHLKEAYAREGAAPVEADVQNVKALGVEPVMANIISETSLVRHNSAQLSRIIMDMVEKIRYKSQVPFLDYYLYNLPVSSENDSNDNEDVC